AAAATGAGGGGAGTTTGGCCGTTTAGGCCGGTGGCCATCGGTGTGTAGCTGAAGGACCAACGGTGAGGGAGAAAGAGTACTGGGCCATTGGCACCCCAAAACTGGCCACGTCTATGAGCGTGTGAGGTTGATGAACTCGACCACAAGCAACTGCATTATTTTATCGTCTCCGTTTTGGAGTATTCTATGGGTTTTACTGTTACTATCTCCTCGTGTCAAATTTCCAACGGAAGGAACAAACGTGTAGGTGGAATGGCTTTGTTATTACTTATTAGATAAGTATCAAAGCTAAGCTACTAGACTTCGTTAGAATAGGGAAAATGCTTATTTGTCCAAAAAACATGGATTTTAAAGTCATTTTCAATGAAAATCTTAATCACATTAATTAGGGTTCTAAATAAGCTGCATCGATCAGTATCAGAGTATCAGACCATTGCATTCTAATGAACATAGACTTGAAGCAACTTTTCAATCTTCAAACTTGCTGTGGCGGCTCAACCCGCTGTAAATTCCGATGGATATCGAACCGTGATAGTACCGGCAAAAGGTAGGCAGCGATGAATCGTCGACTTCTTTTAGCTGAAGTGCTGAACCCTAGCCTAGATGGGATGCATTGATATATTTGATATCAAATATTGCGACCTCGGAAGAGGAGGTACTGGGTTGGACCCGAAAAGTCGAAAACAACTATCGAAAATGGGCTATTATATCACCATGGGGCACCGTGCACGTTAGAATATGATACTTGACTCGAGATTAATACCTTATCACTGGACAGGCCTAATGAGAACAAGCATGAAGCATTTCAAACATAACGACTTACTGAAGTGGAGGTTGTGAACTCTACACAGTTGAATTCAACAACATGCAGTTGAATTCGTCATGTTCATGTTTATCGAAATCGATCAGCTTGCATGAATCCGTGTGATTAACATGAACGAAATCGATCCACCTGTCTACGGCGAGAAGAATTGGGTTTGGATAATCACTGATTTCGGCCTATAAATAACACCAACTCAAGGCCCATATATGAACTCGGACCCTGCCTTACATATATGAACTCGGACCCTGCCTAACACTTCGAGAGTTCGAGAGCAAGAGATCAGAAGCAAAAATGGCTAAGCTACTTGGTTATCACCTTGTTTATCCCATCCTCTTCCTCTTCATCTTCCTCCTCCTTGCATCGACTGGTAAATTTTCTTTCACTAGTTTATGTGTTGTGTGTTTGTGTGATATATGTTCGAACTCTTAAGTGTTGTGAGAAATTGTCTGCGATTTGCGACATGCAGAGATGGGAATGCTGGAAGCAAGAATCTGTCAAAGGCGGAGTAAAACATGGACAGGGTTATGTGCGAACACCGGAAACTGCCATCGTCAGTGTAGGAACTGGGAAGGTGCTCAGCGTGGAGCTTGTCATGCTCAATTCCCAGGGTTCGCATGCTTCTGCTACTTCAATTGTTGATTTTCTATCAACCACAGCAGCAGCCAGCAGTTTCTCTATACTCTAAGCTGTGATGTATATCAAGTTAGTAATGTGTAAACAGAACCTACATCACTGCTACTTGCCTACTTCGGTGCTCTTTTCTATAATAAGCAGCCAAGGGATGCTAGTACAGAACCACTAGCTACTTCTGTTTTAGATAAGCAGCATAGTAACACTACTGCAGAACTAGTACTTCCGTTCTGAGTTAGAAATACGCAGCTAAACACCGCTGCGCTCTGCTGTTTGACTCCTAGCTTTTGTAATATAACCCGCACCAGAAATGTGTTTTCTTCAACCAAATGCTTTGAGATTCACACTCTATAGTCTAACATGAGCAACCAAATCAAAGAAATCAGCTAATCTGGCAATGGTATCAATATGCATGCAAAATTAAAGATTTCTCTTCAAGTTCAAACTAACTGAAACATAAGCAGATCATTAACACAAAGACATAATAACCCTGCATTCCACAGACAAAAAAAAAAAGGTTTCTCTATAACGCCTTTCGCCTTAGCTGCTTAACCAATATAGTTCCCCAGCACCATCTTAAGGTCCTACAAATGTACGCATATTCTTACCATGGATTCACAGTCATGCTATAGGACCAAGAATAAACATGCTCCTAAACTTATTATCGATTGAAGAAAAGAACCCGTCATTGCGAGAAAAATAGGAGTATGCCAAGCACAAAAACAGAATCAGCAATGAAATTCAATTCTATTCCATTTCACAAATTACATACCTTGAAGCTTGAATTTATAACATCACCAAAAAATCTCAGACAATTGAAGCAAATAGTTTTTTTTTTACTTTTTCTTGCCTTTAGAAGCCCCCTTCTTCCTAGAAGGCAGCACAATCTCTCCTTTGAGCACCGGAATCTCCATAATCTCGGTCAGCCCGCCGTACTTCTTCCTGAACTTCTCGACCTGGTCGTCGTCGACCAGCAGACCCGACCGGTTTCCGAGGTAGAACGGGTGGTTCCCCGACCAGACATCCACCACGTACTCCTTCTGGGTCCCACCTGTGGTCATCACCAGTTCTCCTTTGCAGTACACTTTGGCGTCCTCGTAGAACTCCGGGTGTATTTCCTTCTTCCGGCACGTCACCACCGGCCGGAAACTCCCGGACCCAACAACGACGTTGGGGACCTGAAAAGACAACTAAGGGAGGGTGAATTGGACTGGTGGAGATGAAAAGGTGGAGGGTGTTTCGGGAATTTTACCTTCTTGGGAGGGAGGATTGCCGGGCGGGAATGTCCTTGGAGGAAGGCGTTGGTTAAACTGAGCGCCATTTCTGTCTCGGTTTCGGAGGGACGGAGAAGATGGATTATGATGAAGATGAAGATGAAGATGAGGTTTATGTGGTTCTGTGGGCGAAGTTACTAAATTGCCCTCTGATTGCGCTATTATCAAAGTGTTGTGTAAGCTTGTGGGCTTTCATCTAAGTTAATTGGGCTAATCTGGAGGAGAGTGTATACTGTGGAATAATGGGCTTCATCAGAAGCTTTTCTTTTAAAGAATTCTGCTCAAGTTACTTGGGCTGAAGCATCTCATGGGCTAAGTTGCTTGGGCTGAAGCGCCTCGTGGGCTAAAAACCCTTATATTTGTCGCCTAATCTTTCCATTATTGGAGAGGATTGCTCAATATGGAAAACCTAAACCTTCTTCTTGGAGCCCCTCTTGAGGTGACGCCACGTGGCAGAAAGTTCCACCAATGGCCGCATTGACGAGCATGGTGACAGTATGACTCATACAGACATGAATTTTCTAGTCGCTGCCATGTGTATTCTGAATTTGAAACCAAGAATTGATATGCTGGTGGTGACTCACAAGCTAACAGGCAATGGGGTAGGTCTAGATATTTTTTCTTGTCCGGAATCTTCCATATTAGTTATTACATAGAGTAAGTTGTTGCCACGTGTAGGGTCCCGATGATACTTGCATTGCCAACATGAGCAAGAAGAATGGGACTAAAAGTTTGCTGGACCTTTGCGTTTGTGTGTTGCATGCTTGGCGTTTTGATCATCTCATGTGCTCAACATGTGTTTCAACCTTATAATGCTCATGTACAATCCACAAATTAGAAAAAAGGCAAAGAAAAGACTACAAGAATGTTTATTGATAGAGCAAATATAGAGCTCTTGATAGGTGTTCGTGTTACCTAAATAGTTCTAGTTCCAATCTCATCATGGGCAAAGTACCAAAACTTCCAATAAATGTCAAAAACATATGATTTTGACCGACCAAAATCATATGTTAAACATATGTAAACAAACGTGTCATGACTTTGTAGGACGGACCAAATTTTTCTTGTAATAAATTCAGAATGAAAATTAAAAGAATTATTCGGTATAGTCACCGTCAGTACTAGAAAAGTTTATCTCAAGATAATTAAGCTTGTACATAATATTCGGAACAAACAAAAGCTTCAACTATTTTCTAGCACTTGATAGTTGAGTTTAAATAGTTGCTTTGTTGTTCATTAGCTTAATGCCGATTTGATGACCCAGCATAGATCTGGAGAAGGATGAAGAGCCAGATGTGCTATCTGACAAATGCAGAGATACTGTTTTTCTGATGCAAAATGCAGAAACAGGTACACTGATTACTGAAAAGGATCGCATGTGGGTCGTGCCAAATATAAGCCGTTCGTTTCTATACGGTTCATATGCAAAGCTGGGTCTCTTTCAAGTTTCAGACTTGAGGGTCGACATCGTCACTAACGTTAATTTCTTGCAACAGTTGGAGCATTATCATATGTTCTTCTTTGTTTTATGGCGGGAGATTGAGACAACAACCTCCATCAGTGTATAAGGTTTAATAAGAACGATGACTCGCCATGCCATATTCTAGAACATGTATCAAAATATATAAGTAAAGAAAGCCGAGAAATGTTGAATCGGTTATGAATGTCTATAAGATTCGAAAAACCGATTCACTGTATGTTTTTCGAATGAATGTATAAAGATTTTGTTATTTTTGTACCATTTTTTGAAACAAAGATAATAAAGGCCAACCTTGATCAATGAGTGAAGTTGGTCTGCACAATAAGTGATGATAAAGAGGGTTTTACTCATTCAAAAAGAGAAGGCGATTGAGTTGGAGAGGTTAAGCAAAGCTAGACCGTTGAGGCACTCGCGCAAATCTCAGAGTGGCATTATTGAGAATTGCTAGGTTTCTCGTTGTTGTTGATGGAAATTGGAACTGAGTTGACAACAGGTGCACACCCTATTATTAAAAGCAAGGTTTGGTCATATTGAGATTTTCCTCGTGACCTCTCCTCAGTCCTCACTCTTTTCTTCACCAATCCCCACCTTCATCAACTCAGCCTCATTGCTCCGGCATTCACTCTCTTCCACTTGCCACTTTTGGCTCTCTCTTATCATTTCAACTCTTGGTGATCACAACGAAGCTTTCATCTGTTTTGGCTTCTGGGGTGTGTTTTTTGCTTCTATTAATAGTGTTTTTTTTTTCTGATCCGGGAATTGCTGAGTTTTGCCTCCGATCTGGGACTTTATGTCACTCTTGTGAAAAGTGCTTCCTTCTCTTTCACATAAAGCCAGAGTTAGTGGAAACCATTTTTCCAAGATTCCTCTGTTTTGCATTTGAGAGTAATAAGATCTCTCTAAAGTAGTTTGCTTGTTCACAAATGGATTCTTGCTGTGCGACTCTGAAGGCTAATGCCCTTCCGGTTAAAGTCGGAGGAGGTCTTAGGAACCAAAGTAATGGCTTTTGGGGTGAGAGAATCAAAAGCAGAGATTCGAATACCCAATTGTTCAAAAGTGTGAAATCTGAAAGGAAGATCAAGTCTGGTGTGGTACACTCTATTCTTACTTCTCCTGAATTAAACCAAGACAATGTGGTAAGTTTGATCCATGGTGCTCAATATAAGCATTTGAGGATCAAAGTCCTTGAAATTTTATGATTTGGGTAATTGAGAATCACTTTGTGCATTTTTGGGTTGTTTTTGGTTTCAGACTTTTCAGGCACCATTATTTGAGACTCAAAAAGCTGACCCCAAAAATGTTGCTTCTATCATTTTGGGTGGAGGTGCTGGAACTCGACTATTTCCACTCACCAGCAGAAGAGCCAAGCCAGCGGTAAGATCACTCACTAGTCACTACCATTTTGTTGTTCAATCTAAGCTTTCCATATTGCAGAATGGTTTCGTATTAAAACGGTAAATGTTGTCCATTTGATTGACTAGGGACTGAAGTTCAAAGTTTTTAACATAATTCCTTATGTATTGTAGCAGTACTACTTTTGAAAGCATTACATAAAATGGGAGATTGATTGAGTTTTTTCTTTCCCAAATGATCATCTGATTTTCAGGTTCCAATCGGAGGGTGTTACAGACTTATTGATATCCCAATGAGTAATTGCATTAATAGTGGCATCAAAAAGATATTTATACTAACACAATTCAACTCTTTCTCACTCAATCGTCACCTTGCTCGTACTTACAATTTTGGAGATGGTATGAATTTTGGAGATGGGTTTGTGGAGGTAAGATGGCAATCATAGTGTCTGCTTGTTGCAATTTATATTGAAATTGTTTGATGAATCAAAAGGCTAATATATGGATGCAACAGGTTTTGGCTGCCACACAAACACCTGGAGAAGCTGGGAAAAAATGGTTCCAAGGAACAGCTGATGCTGTAAGACAATTTATATGGGTATTTGAGGTATGTTGTTATCAATGTGCAAATACACACACACACACACACACACACACATATATATATATATATGTTGAATTAGATGCTAACAAACTAATGGGGTTTTTGGATAACTTCTGTAGGATGCTAAGAACAAAAATGTTGAGCATATAGTGATATTATCTGGCGATCACCTCTATCGGATGAACTATCTAGATTTTGTGCAGGTGATTATTTGCTACTTAGTGCAAGAGTTCGTATTTATAACCTTATATCATATCCTTCTTATTGATGATTGTTATACTCGCAGAGACATATTGACACAAATGCCGACATTACAGTTTCATGCATACCCATGGATGAGACGTAAGTTGCTCAAATTTTGATGCCATAGTGTTTCAGGCTCAGTATTGAAGGTTCACAGACTGCCTGATATTGTTTCCTATTTCATGATTACATGACATCAGAGTCTTGACTTACCAACACAAAATTATACTTAAGTACATAACTAAAAGTTCCTGGTTTCAGCTTTTATCGTTCATTTTGAGTAATTTGGAAGGTTTTCTTCACTTGTCCAGAGTTTTATAAACCTCCGCTTCCTTGATTTCACGTCGAAACTGACAAATATTTTTAATTTTCTTGTAGCCGTGCATCAGATTACGGGCTAATGAAAATTGACCAGTCCGGTCGTATAGTTCAATTTGCTGAGAAACCTAAAGGCATCGATCTAGAAGCAATGGTAATAACTGCTTATTTTGACAGCTTTCGTGTCTTCCTCTAGACTCGTAGTTTAATTGAGGACTTCTACATCTATAATGCATCAACCCTTTACCTAATTGTTATTTTTCCTTTTTGCATACGACTCAATTCACGCTGCAGCAAGTTGATACCAGAGTACTAGGGCTTTCTGAGCTAGATGCTATGAAAAATCCTTATATCGCATCAATGGGTGTTTATGTGTTTAGAACTGATGTCCTTCTAAGACTATTAAGATTTAGCTACCCTTCTTCCAATGATTTTGGCTCTGAGGTTATTCCAGCAGCTGTGAGGGACCACAATGTCCAGGTGAGATAGCACTTCACACAAAAGTTTCTTCCTCTTTTATTTTATCAATGAAGGAGGACAAATTATATATTTTAAGTAAATAAGTTTTCGAAGTTTTTCTTATATCTTATCTAGCCACTAATACATTGTATGCTCTTACATAATCAGGCATATTTGTTCAATGACTACTGGGAGGATATTGGAACTATAAAATCGTTTTTTGATGCCAACTTGGCCCTCACAGAGCAGGTTGGTAATGAACACTAGGATTTAGAATTCTCGCAATTTTGGATGTCAGATAATTTGGATCAAGTTGTTTAACTAGTATATATCAAAAAAGTTAACAACTACAAATTAGAAAATGGCATTCTAATTCATTGGTCTTTTGTGCAGCCTCCAAAGTTTGAGTTCAATGATCCAAAGACACCTTTCTACACCTCTCCTAGGTTCTTGCCACCTACTAAAGTTGAAAAATGCAGGGTATGTTGGATAGGTAAATTTACTTTGTGTCGTAGGCCGTAACTTTGTAGCTCATTGCCAATTGATCTTGGCAGATTATGGATGCAATAATATCGCATGGTTGCTTCTTACGAGAATGCAGTGTTCAACACTCCATAGTTGGTGTGCGCTCACGATTGGAGTACGGTGCAGAACTGAAGGTGAGCTTCCTTTGCATGCTCCTTTCTTTAGTGGTTTGATCGTGTACTCAGAATTGTTTTTCCTTGCCTCAGAGTCAGCACTGATTTATTTTGTTATGCAAAATCATTTTTCAGGATACTATGATGATGGGTGCAGACTACTACCAAACCGAAGAGGAAATTGCATCTCTACTAGCTAATGGAAAGGTTCCAGTTGGTGTGGGAGAAAATACCAAAATCTGGTAAACATGACTAGATTAACCCCTTTATTGCACGTTTGCAAACACCTAACAAACAACTAAGACAAAGAATAAGAAGCAAAGTTACCAATCTTAATTTTATATCAATGATCTATTAAGTTCTTACCTATTTCTTTTGTATGCTGTTCTGCCTGTCAAATTTCTTGCAGGAATTGCATAATCGACAAGAATGCCAAGATAGGAAGAAACGTGGTCATCACAAATGGTGATGTAAGTATTTAGGCTCTCGGAACTTTAAAAGAAACTGTTAATCTAATCATTGTTTATTATATTCGTAACTCAAACACTGATGAACAAAATGCTTTAATTTCTCAGGGAGTTGAAGAAGCAGAGAGACCGGAGGATGGGTTTTACATTAGGTCTGGAATCACAGTCGTACTGAAGAACGCTACCATTAAAGATGGAACTATCATATAAACTACAAAGTTTAGTACTGGATACATCTTCATAGAGAGCCACATTTTCAGTACTTGGTCGAACTTGGTTTGTGGCTTAAACATGCAGCTGGAATACTTAATTTATGTAAATTACTAATTCCTCTCATGTATGTAAAACAGATAGTAGCTTGGCAAAAATTAAAGTGCTATCTTTTATATATAATAAAGTTCATGGGACTGTTACTTATCAAATCATAAAACAACTATCAACTTCGTCCTTTGGATGAACAAAACTCATCTCAAAGTGGGAATAGTAAGTTTCAACTACAGAGTCCTGTTACTTTTATTCTATTCGTTTCAATTTCCTGTATCTTTCACCTTGTTCCCAGACCACCATTGAGCCCTTCTGATATCCCTTGCTCTCTTCCACTTCTCAATGTTTCTCAGCCTGGCATACATCTTCCGAATCTTGATAAGCCTCTGAGACTCTTCGGCAATTATACCAACTGTAGAGGAACTCTCACTCAACACTACTCCATACCCGTCTTGAAAAGAGTCCATTCCTTCAGCAAGAAGTTGCCAGAACAAGCCGCCAACAGCTGCCCCTCCACCCCTAGCTGAGGAGTATATGGCCGAGTACAGAGTGTTGAAAATCTGGTCACGTTGGCTGGTGGTATAGCCTGACTCTTTCAAAGACCTTCCAAACTCAGCAAAGAGAACTGGCTTATGAAGAATGTTCTGTGCATCTTGGATGTGATCATTGACCCAACTGCTCAAGAAAGAGACTTGATCTTCATAATTTGACCCCGTTAACCTGCACATCATCAATAAAATAACCCAATTCAGAAACTTGTCATCTTTATAAAACTGTAAATTTTAGACAACTGTAATTTTGTGAATAAAACTGTAAATTTTAGACAACTGTAATTTTGTGAATTTTCACCATTGGTCAGGGTATGAGTGAACAGTTGCAAAATCAATCCCAGGAATCTGATTGTTTGCAATAAAATCTGTTCCAACTTGAAAGTCTTTTGGATTAGTTTGCTGCTTTGATTCTCCATAAAAGCCTTCAAGTCCAGCTTCAAGCAAGTGATTTCCATCAATAGATTTCAAGTAAGATGCCATCTCTGTAATCCAAGCCTGTCAGTGTCACAAAAACACAAAATTTTTGAACATGCTTCATGTCTATCATGTCTATTATTAACAAACATAAAAAGGTTTAGAAGGAAAATAAAAATAAACAGATGGTTAATTTGTGATGAGAACTGAATGGTTCTTCCTAATGTCAGTGTCACAAAAACACAAATTTAGAACATGCTTCATGTCTATCATGTCGGTTATTAACAAAGATAAAAGAGTTTAGAAGGAAAAATAAACAGATGGTTAATTTGTGATGAGACCTGAATGGTTCTTCCTGACGGATCAGAAGTGCATCTTGGTTCATTCATCAGCTCCCAAGCCATTATAGTTGGTTCATCTTTGTAAGCAACACCAGTGAGACTATTCCTTCTCGTGAGTACAGTCTAGCACGCATCATCAACATCAGAAAACTTATATCAGTATTCTTGAACAAAACTGATCTTGTCACCAAATTCAACTTGCATATGTAACTGAAATGAGACCTAACAGATCAATAAAAGGAAAACCAAAAACCACACAAATGGAACCTCTTAACTAATCTTTCATCAGATCAGTAGGAGATTTACCTTGATATGATTTTTGTAGTAGCCTTTCACAACAGAGTTGGTAAAAAAATCATCCTCAGAATTTATAGACTGGTGTCCTTGGCTTCTTGCCCATTCCACATACTGTTTCCTGCCTCCGAAGTTCTCATAGCTATTCACCAAACTCAGCACCAACTTTATCCCATACTTCCTTGCCTCAGATACCACAAAATCCAACCCCTTTGAATATCAAGACACAATCTTTTTATCAGTAAACTTAATAATCATGGACTTTGATTTATACAACAAACCATACAAGATTTGGTAACGAATTTAACCTGGAAACTTTGCTCGTTGTAGGAGCCAGGAGAGTACTGTAGGGCTCTGTAATCACCATCGTTGAAAGCCCAAGTTCTTGCAATCGTGAGGCCATTTTTGGAAGCTTGTTGAAAGGCAGAGGAAACAAGGTTTCTCTGAGAGGGATCAGAGGCCATGTACATTAACCAGTAAGCATTGAACCCATTTGCATAATAGGGGGTTCCATTGAGCATAAACTGGACTCCTTTGGTTTTCACAAAATCATCTTCTGCTTCTACTTGTTGGACAAGAACTCCATGATATTGAAGAAGCAGAAGAGCAAAGAAAAGCAGACCACAACTCTTCATTTCTGTTTGTTTGCTCTTTCTCTGTTGCACTTGTGTGTCTAATAAATATGGTTTGGAAGGAGGTGTAACTGTAACATGTAGTTTGAACTGTGTAGAGCTGAAGGATTATATACGGGGCAGTACGTACGTGGCTGTTTTTTTTTTTTGTCTGTAGTTTTCAATCTTCTTCTGCATTTACGAGGTTGGCTATCATGGTTTTTAAATATGATTTTTATGGTATAATGATCTCAACTTATGAATGATTAAAGACTATATTACGCATCAAAATGTAACTGAACTGAGTAATTAAAATACAATATTTTTGATTCAATTATTCACGTCTGAAGAGATAATAATGTCTCTTAATCGGTATAACCTACATTATCACCTAAGGAATACATCACAAACATCAACAATATGAGAAAGCAACTCTTGACATGATCATACATGTGCTTGTGTTCGTATGATGAGACATTTGAGATTTGGACATTGAATTTGGTGACCTAATTACTTGATGGGTAAAAATGGACCAATGGACTAGTAAAGGTGATGCTACTGCCGAAAGTAAAAGCGCATTGATAGGAGGATATAAATCATTCACCGGACATCACGGCGTCGTTTCGTCTTTTTTTTTAAAAACTGCAACCACCGTCTCTACACTCCCTACGTGTCCACTGGTGTTGCCACGTGGAGAAACCTCGTTGAAACCCTGAATTGAATGCCACACGTACGAAAGAGTGAGCTATCAGCTACAGGCGAGGACGATGAAGCTTCCTTCTGTCCAAGGTTTTGGTATTAGATTGCCTTGTTTTATATTATACTTTTGCTTGATTTGGTATCTGAGTTTGGATCAACGGAGACAAACCCTAGATTCCAAGTTGAAACACATGATTACCAATAGGATAATCAAATGCAATTTGCAAAGCAAAGAATAAAGAAACATATATGGAATGGTAAGTTTCAAGTTACTCTATTACTTTTCTTACCTTATTATGAATTTGTGAGTTCTCTTTAGAATAAAAATGAGATTACAAAGCCTCTTCGA
The window above is part of the Fragaria vesca subsp. vesca linkage group LG2, FraVesHawaii_1.0, whole genome shotgun sequence genome. Proteins encoded here:
- the LOC101292866 gene encoding glucose-1-phosphate adenylyltransferase large subunit, chloroplastic/amyloplastic-like, which encodes MDSCCATLKANALPVKVGGGLRNQSNGFWGERIKSRDSNTQLFKSVKSERKIKSGVVHSILTSPELNQDNVTFQAPLFETQKADPKNVASIILGGGAGTRLFPLTSRRAKPAVPIGGCYRLIDIPMSNCINSGIKKIFILTQFNSFSLNRHLARTYNFGDGMNFGDGFVEVLAATQTPGEAGKKWFQGTADAVRQFIWVFEDAKNKNVEHIVILSGDHLYRMNYLDFVQRHIDTNADITVSCIPMDETRASDYGLMKIDQSGRIVQFAEKPKGIDLEAMQVDTRVLGLSELDAMKNPYIASMGVYVFRTDVLLRLLRFSYPSSNDFGSEVIPAAVRDHNVQAYLFNDYWEDIGTIKSFFDANLALTEQPPKFEFNDPKTPFYTSPRFLPPTKVEKCRIMDAIISHGCFLRECSVQHSIVGVRSRLEYGAELKDTMMMGADYYQTEEEIASLLANGKVPVGVGENTKIWNCIIDKNAKIGRNVVITNGDGVEEAERPEDGFYIRSGITVVLKNATIKDGTII
- the LOC101293164 gene encoding mannan endo-1,4-beta-mannosidase 7-like, whose amino-acid sequence is MKSCGLLFFALLLLQYHGVLVQQVEAEDDFVKTKGVQFMLNGTPYYANGFNAYWLMYMASDPSQRNLVSSAFQQASKNGLTIARTWAFNDGDYRALQYSPGSYNEQSFQGLDFVVSEARKYGIKLVLSLVNSYENFGGRKQYVEWARSQGHQSINSEDDFFTNSVVKGYYKNHIKTVLTRRNSLTGVAYKDEPTIMAWELMNEPRCTSDPSGRTIQAWITEMASYLKSIDGNHLLEAGLEGFYGESKQQTNPKDFQVGTDFIANNQIPGIDFATVHSYPDQWLTGSNYEDQVSFLSSWVNDHIQDAQNILHKPVLFAEFGRSLKESGYTTSQRDQIFNTLYSAIYSSARGGGAAVGGLFWQLLAEGMDSFQDGYGVVLSESSSTVGIIAEESQRLIKIRKMYARLRNIEKWKRARDIRRAQWWSGNKVKDTGN
- the LOC101292571 gene encoding 50S ribosomal protein L31, chloroplastic-like; its protein translation is MALSLTNAFLQGHSRPAILPPKKVPNVVVGSGSFRPVVTCRKKEIHPEFYEDAKVYCKGELVMTTGGTQKEYVVDVWSGNHPFYLGNRSGLLVDDDQVEKFRKKYGGLTEIMEIPVLKGEIVLPSRKKGASKGKKK
- the LOC101292279 gene encoding defensin-like protein 19-like; the protein is MAKLLGYHLVYPILFLFIFLLLASTEMGMLEARICQRRSKTWTGLCANTGNCHRQCRNWEGAQRGACHAQFPGFACFCYFNC